In Amaranthus tricolor cultivar Red isolate AtriRed21 chromosome 3, ASM2621246v1, whole genome shotgun sequence, a single window of DNA contains:
- the LOC130809326 gene encoding uncharacterized protein LOC130809326, translating to MPGDRHCNRIDILDIKISIGKKLGSLRAEKYFDLVKRFFNGKLRTSQFHKLCVAAIGRENVCLHNHLIKSILQNACLSKTPPSKKSNLEEPVIDKVANGYQRSGVQSLCRDALPPSPRNGRTLGFRDRRSKDRPSPLGPHGKPNAVVECKVLGLKTIEQQSPTELLSLGSKPIEVNSSGGEEVDQTAISPGVHSRSPVTPPLGIPWNGRVNPKLISSLSTSAARINICRGNGVLPDTNSLRKRLKQKLEKEGLGISLDCVNLLNNGLDTYLKRLIKPSLEVASSRLENQHLNSVVGSFPGSNGVHSVPYTQASPMCLSISHLDFRTATEIDPSVLGINWPMQLEKISFQDF from the coding sequence ATGCCGGGTGATCGGCATTGTAATAGAATTGATATACTGGATATAAAAATTTCGATTGGGAAGAAGTTAGGAAGTCTAAGAGCAGAGAAGTATTTTGATTTGGTAAAGAGGTTTTTTAATGGCAAACTCCGTACATCACAGTTTCATAAGCTCTGCGTTGCTGCTATTGGGCGGGAGAATGTTTGCCTGCACAATCATCTGATCAAATCCATTCTTCAAAATGCTTGCCTTTCCAAGACTCCTCCTAGTAAAAAAAGCAATTTGGAGGAACCTGTTATTGATAAGGTTGCGAATGGGTACCAACGAAGTGGCGTTCAATCTCTTTGTAGAGATGCTTTACCACCGTCCCCTCGAAATGGGAGGACGTTAGGCTTTCGTGATCGCAGAAGCAAGGATCGTCCAAGCCCTCTTGGCCCACATGGTAAGCCCAATGCTGTTGTAGAGTGTAAGGTTTTGGGTCTAAAGACTATAGAGCAGCAAAGTCCTACAGAGTTGCTATCTTTGGGCAGCAAACCTATTGAAGTCAACTCTTCTGGAGGGGAAGAGGTTGATCAGACTGCTATAAGCCCTGGTGTTCACAGCCGGAGTCCTGTCACACCTCCTCTAGGAATTCCATGGAATGGAAGAGTAAACCCGAAACTGATCAGCAGCTTATCAACTTCTGCCGCTCGCATTAACATTTGCCGGGGAAATGGTGTGCTACCCGATACAAATTCTTTAAGGAAACGATTGAAGCAAAAGTTGGAAAAGGAAGGGTTAGGAATATCTCTGGATTGTGTGAATTTGTTGAATAATGGGTTGGATACTTACCTAAAGAGGTTGATAAAGCCATCACTTGAAGTAGCTAGTTCAAGGCTTGAAAACCAACATTTAAATTCAGTTGTTGGGTCGTTTCCTGGTTCAAATGGAGTTCATTCTGTGCCGTACACTCAAGCTTCGCCCATGTGTCTGTCTATTTCACATTTAGACTTTCGGACTGCTACAGAGATCGACCCTTCAGTGCTTGGAATAAATTGGCCAATGCAGCTTGAAAAGATCTCGTTTCAAGATTTTTAA